The Rhodamnia argentea isolate NSW1041297 chromosome 7, ASM2092103v1, whole genome shotgun sequence genome contains the following window.
ATGCGCAAGATTGATCCCAGCGCCTAAGCCAAAGCCACCAGGTCTAACGCCTTCATGCGCATCTGCACTTTCTTCAGAAGAAAGAAATGACAACGGCAAATACAGGCCGGCACAACGTTCAAGCACTAAAAGCAGCAGGAAATTGCACGTAAGTTGCGTGCGAAAGCAGCAACACCAGCAGCCGATCCTCCGAGAATTACGTTAACGTTAAACACGAACCCCTATGTACAGGGGGAGAACTGCAGGCTTATTTACAAAGTACGTAGACCTCAGAGCATCCTATACAATTGCAACATTCCTAAGAAACCAACCTTTCCTAAAATCACTAAAAGGGCATGTCAACCAGCAGAGGGAAGGTAAAAAGAAAACCGAGCTGATGTACCTACTACTGTAAAATAGCAACTACTTTAGCCGGCCTTGCTTCCCTTCCCAAAAAATTTGAGGGGGTGACCACTTATGATTGCGTGACACTATTCCAGGAGGTCTCGAAATCAAACAAGAGCATACCAGCATCTACGGCTGTAGGCACAGGGGAAAAATTATTCTCCGGGGGTGGGTTCTCCAACCACCAATTCTCAAAGCCGACACCTGCTGCACCGATGTCGAAACTTCCAGTGACTGTGGTATTAAACTCTCTTGCAGGCTGTGCCTCATGGGCAGGCTCTGTACTCGGAACATGAATGCTCCCAACTGCAGGTGGAGCAAGAGGCTTGTCATCTGCTTCTAGGAACTCGTTAATCCAACTGAGGCTATCTGAGAAATTTGGAAATGTGCTAGGTTGGCTGTGATGCTGATGGATGTTTTGCCCACTGAGTGATTGATTACTACCCTGACCACCACTGCTGCCTTGAGGAGGAGTCATACTTGAAGAAACACCAATTAAGTTGGGTGAACAGCTGCTCAAATTAGTAGAAGATACTAGATTCAAACTGGAAGGAATATTCTGCCTTCTGATATGATTTCTATTAACTATAGTGTTGTGGATTGAATTTGTCGAAGACGGAAAATAAGACGGGTAACTGATGTTGTTTGGACCATATGCAGCTCGGCCTACTGCCAGAGAACTACTGACAGTCCCTGTCCTCTTATGTGACGTAACGGGTGAAACATGTTGAGACCCCAAGTAACTATCTCTATGCCTTCTATCCTTCTGAATGACAGGATCTACCCGATGCAACTGTTCTGATGACGAGAGTGGCTGGAATCTGCTTCTGGAGACATGCCCCGGATAGGGCCTCCTGCCATTTTGTATAGCACTTGAAAAACTTGATCTAGTTGGGGATGAACATGGCTGAAAAATCACTGGCCTTGACACAAGATTTTGTGGTGGAGAGTTGGTTGGCAGTTCGGTGTTTATAGGAGGCAGAGCTTGAGTAGGTTGTGCAAGCACCGTAGAGACAGGGTCAGGAAGACAACTCAAAACGGGAATTGGAGTAATTTTACCCTGCCTAAAGTCCTTTCTACAGACTTTCCATTTCTCCCGTTTGTCATTGGCATGACAATGGTCAGCTTCTGTCAAGCCTTTTCCCCAGTAAGCGCATGGTGCAGGTGAATCGCATACGTAACAATGGCACTGCATTATGCAATGCAATACTGTTAGTCGCAATGAAATGAATTAACAAATGGTATATGATAACTCGAGAGGGGCTATGAAAATAGTATCTGACCAAGTTACAGTGCTTCTCATGCAAGGTTGAGCTGAAAGGAAATAGAGCGCAATCATGCCTTGGATGAGGATAGTCTCTACATGCAACCTGCAACAAAAACACATTTACAGTGTTAAGTCAGTGAAAAGGCATGCGAATCTTCCCACTTGAAGCAATATGAGCTGGCATATTCCCCAAGTAAAAGGAATGCTATTTAATACAGTACAATGTAAATGGATTAAATATACACTGTGAATCAAACTCAAATACTAACCCATAAACCTATAAATGGTATCCTAGACTAATCAATAGAGCTTTTCCTCAGTATTAGCCATGATAGAAGCCCATCGATTCCCCAATCATATTCCATCCCCAAGCAAAGCACTTCATAACTTGCTCAGTGAAGCTCGACAAAAACACAAGAAAGGCAAGAACACATACTTCGTGAGGAAACTCCAACTACCGACCTGCTCTCGGCAGTATCTAATATGATTCTTCAACCCATCAGTGGAAGAGgagaaacataaataaatagcCAAATAATCATCAAAAGCGCTTATTCCACTACCCTTTATGAGCTGGCAGTCATGGTCTCTGCTCCCTCATAAGGGAATAACTACATGTGCAACAATACATTGAACTGCACAGCATGCAGCGGATCACAAATTTAATGCCATCTCTAGTTCTGCCTTGAGCAAACCATCCTTCCCTTGAGATACTTGATTTTCAGGAAGATCATCACTGTTGCTTTGGCTCTCATCTATTACTACAGGCATAAAGATGTTTGAAGTAATAGGTTGAGCATTTTGCAATCCCCATTCCACCACCATCAGGCATCAAAGAAAAATTCCGGATTCATAATCCAATCCACTAGCAAGAAAACAGTTAAATGCTTGCCAATCTACCGAAACAAACACCACGGTAATTCACAAACTAATGTTACGTGTCCCCCATAACCATACTTGATTATGCAGCACTTAATGAAGAAGGGTATGCATCCATATATAGAGGCAGCGCAAGATAACACTAAAGTACGTGCACAGCCAAGCCACTTATAGTAGATCTCTACGTAACTCAAAAGAGAAAAGCTAGGAAGCAGAATCTTTAAAGGCCTCCTTCAATGGTAGTCATGCAATAACTCAATCTCCACATATTTGACACAA
Protein-coding sequences here:
- the LOC115752473 gene encoding uncharacterized protein LOC115752473; the protein is MDPSGGHDVLDISSDEEGLISDVPKGSGSESYDWLEELLGGDDLIPGDSDEVVVVKEVNAKSMSNKLVMDDDDDDDCVVLDGDPEKSVSASDDAVDGGSDDLVIFGEKGQVACRDYPHPRHDCALFPFSSTLHEKHCNLCHCYVCDSPAPCAYWGKGLTEADHCHANDKREKWKVCRKDFRQGKITPIPVLSCLPDPVSTVLAQPTQALPPINTELPTNSPPQNLVSRPVIFQPCSSPTRSSFSSAIQNGRRPYPGHVSRSRFQPLSSSEQLHRVDPVIQKDRRHRDSYLGSQHVSPVTSHKRTGTVSSSLAVGRAAYGPNNISYPSYFPSSTNSIHNTIVNRNHIRRQNIPSSLNLVSSTNLSSCSPNLIGVSSSMTPPQGSSGGQGSNQSLSGQNIHQHHSQPSTFPNFSDSLSWINEFLEADDKPLAPPAVGSIHVPSTEPAHEAQPAREFNTTVTGSFDIGAAGVGFENWWLENPPPENNFSPVPTAVDAGMLLFDFETSWNSVTQS